A genomic segment from Methanoplanus limicola DSM 2279 encodes:
- a CDS encoding PAS domain S-box protein — translation MGIELGDLQQIKEIVNDHKDGICINEISDRVNLHRNTVSKYLSILHLKGNVDIITSGSSKKYYPSKRISETTVKNFFFNPYIIVNSGLNIHYANESFYKITGSNQKQIIGFNLDSVQIPLFNDPNLKNQYKRTINGEIFTRHISTKIKGTDYYLYVRLIPTIFEDRTKGITIVLIDNTKFKEHITPIKTGDCHYRNILENQTEYVCRLLPDMTITFANKAFCGYIHKKEDEATGLKFNPVIVDENTVLEEIFDEISPEKPTKKITLKSLNYEGTVRHIEWNIKGIFDINNILTEYQSTGRDITELKNAEEKLEVYKNNLEELIKKRTEELQAVNKKLFHEILKQRDTEEHLNELIKEIRTVKYELSENETKLNFIMKAADLGTCDINYKKGTISLNKNALVIIGYSAKDFSKNLKDWDLMIHPEDYSSVMKKRKCFIDGDIPHVIIEFRILCGKGWWKWISYTNTTTIRDNMATLVSATGILQDIDRRKNIEKNIEIQKDIGLRLSESSGKSEAISYCLDSLLSILDMEFGIYYEKYPDSGDFALSESRNVDETTNPFCLQYNQHSHFSSIADSGTTIISGHKEVECITLRHELKDEIKSAIMIPVKNNRADYGCYLIYSYKRTDIPEYSINATESVITNLINTIKKIDAQKRLKKSNKYHRGLIEICPDALVLISPAGKINDVNSACEEITGYIREELIGNDFSDYFSDPERASHGYKTAYKNGSLIDYRLEIKHKNGSLIKVSYNVSVYRNDDGTITGIFAVARKI, via the coding sequence ATGGGAATTGAATTGGGGGATTTACAACAGATTAAAGAGATAGTCAATGATCATAAAGATGGCATCTGCATCAATGAAATCTCAGACAGGGTCAACCTTCACAGAAACACAGTCTCAAAATATCTCAGCATTCTCCATCTCAAAGGAAATGTCGATATTATAACATCAGGAAGTTCAAAGAAATATTATCCCTCAAAAAGAATTTCAGAAACAACAGTCAAAAATTTTTTTTTCAATCCATATATAATTGTAAACTCCGGTTTAAACATTCATTACGCAAATGAGTCATTTTATAAAATTACCGGATCAAATCAAAAACAGATCATCGGTTTTAACCTGGATTCAGTTCAGATACCCCTGTTCAATGATCCAAATTTAAAAAATCAATACAAAAGAACAATAAACGGTGAAATTTTCACCAGACATATCAGTACAAAAATAAAAGGTACTGACTACTACCTCTATGTAAGATTAATCCCGACTATTTTTGAGGACCGGACAAAGGGTATTACCATAGTGCTCATTGATAATACCAAATTCAAAGAGCATATAACACCAATCAAAACCGGAGACTGCCACTACAGAAATATACTTGAGAACCAGACGGAGTATGTCTGCCGTTTACTTCCGGATATGACAATAACCTTTGCAAACAAAGCATTCTGCGGGTACATTCATAAAAAAGAGGATGAAGCAACAGGATTGAAATTCAACCCGGTAATTGTGGATGAAAATACAGTTCTGGAAGAGATATTTGATGAAATATCACCGGAAAAACCAACAAAAAAAATAACGCTAAAATCCTTAAACTATGAAGGCACAGTCAGGCACATAGAGTGGAACATAAAAGGAATTTTTGACATCAATAACATATTAACAGAATATCAGTCAACAGGCAGAGATATTACTGAACTAAAAAACGCTGAAGAGAAGCTTGAAGTATATAAAAATAATCTTGAAGAGCTTATTAAAAAAAGAACAGAAGAACTTCAGGCAGTCAATAAAAAACTTTTCCATGAGATTCTGAAACAGAGGGATACTGAAGAGCATCTCAATGAACTAATTAAAGAGATCAGAACAGTAAAATATGAACTGAGCGAAAATGAAACAAAATTAAATTTCATTATGAAGGCTGCGGACCTGGGGACCTGTGACATCAATTACAAAAAAGGCACCATCTCACTTAATAAAAACGCACTGGTAATTATTGGCTATTCGGCGAAAGATTTTTCAAAAAACCTAAAAGACTGGGATCTGATGATCCATCCTGAAGATTACAGTTCTGTAATGAAGAAGAGAAAATGCTTCATAGATGGAGATATCCCCCACGTCATTATAGAATTCAGAATATTATGCGGCAAAGGCTGGTGGAAATGGATCTCATACACCAACACCACAACAATAAGGGATAATATGGCAACACTTGTAAGTGCCACAGGGATATTGCAGGATATTGACAGAAGAAAAAATATTGAAAAAAATATTGAAATACAGAAGGATATCGGCCTAAGGTTATCAGAGTCCTCCGGAAAATCTGAAGCTATATCATATTGCCTGGATTCGCTATTGTCGATTCTTGATATGGAATTTGGCATATACTATGAAAAATATCCGGATTCAGGAGATTTCGCGCTTTCTGAATCCAGAAATGTTGATGAAACAACAAATCCTTTCTGCCTGCAATATAATCAGCATTCGCATTTTAGTTCAATAGCGGATTCAGGCACAACCATAATATCCGGGCACAAAGAAGTCGAATGTATAACTCTCCGGCATGAATTAAAGGATGAGATCAAATCCGCAATAATGATTCCGGTAAAGAATAACAGGGCAGATTATGGCTGCTACCTGATATATTCATACAAAAGAACAGATATACCGGAATATTCAATAAATGCCACAGAGTCAGTCATTACAAATCTGATCAATACCATAAAGAAAATAGATGCACAAAAACGCCTGAAAAAATCAAACAAATACCACAGGGGACTGATAGAAATCTGTCCGGATGCACTTGTACTGATCAGTCCGGCAGGGAAAATCAATGATGTCAATTCAGCCTGTGAAGAGATTACCGGCTATATCCGCGAAGAACTGATAGGAAATGACTTCTCAGATTATTTCAGCGATCCTGAGAGGGCCAGTCACGGGTACAAAACAGCTTATAAAAACGGATCGCTTATTGACTACAGACTTGAGATAAAACACAAAAACGGCAGTCTCATTAAAGTGTCCTACAATGTATCGGTGTACCGGAATGATGACGGAACTATCACCGGAATTTTTGCTGTTGCAAGAAAAATCTGA
- a CDS encoding DNA alkylation repair protein encodes MDNVVESLRLELTANADPAVNESNKRFFKEDVKFHGVKNALTGKISKDYFKKIKGLEKEEIFDLCEDLFSSGYNEEAFIAAEWLAGISDKFSEGDIEIFAGWIEDYIDNWAKCDSFCNHAVGDYLVMFPGDISHLKGWALSENRWMRRAAAVSLIIPAKRGEFPDDIFEIADILLEDGDDMVRKGYGWLLKDLAITRQKDVFDYVMKNKRRMPRVSLRYAIERMPEDMRTEAMRKDW; translated from the coding sequence ATGGACAATGTTGTAGAATCATTACGTCTTGAACTCACTGCTAACGCTGATCCGGCTGTTAACGAGAGTAATAAACGTTTTTTTAAAGAGGATGTAAAATTTCACGGCGTTAAGAATGCGCTTACGGGAAAAATATCAAAGGATTATTTTAAGAAGATTAAGGGTTTGGAGAAGGAAGAGATCTTTGATTTATGTGAGGATCTGTTCTCATCCGGATATAATGAGGAGGCGTTTATTGCCGCAGAATGGCTTGCGGGGATCTCTGATAAATTTTCAGAGGGAGATATTGAGATCTTTGCCGGCTGGATTGAGGACTATATTGACAACTGGGCCAAGTGTGATTCTTTCTGCAACCATGCAGTCGGGGATTATCTGGTAATGTTTCCGGGTGATATTTCTCACCTTAAAGGCTGGGCACTGTCTGAAAACCGGTGGATGAGGAGGGCTGCTGCCGTCTCACTTATTATTCCGGCAAAGCGTGGTGAATTTCCGGATGACATCTTTGAGATAGCTGATATTTTACTTGAGGACGGGGACGATATGGTCCGGAAGGGATATGGCTGGCTTTTGAAGGACCTGGCAATTACAAGGCAGAAGGATGTCTTTGATTATGTCATGAAAAATAAGAGGAGGATGCCAAGGGTATCACTAAGGTATGCCATAGAGAGGATGCCGGAGGATATGAGGACTGAGGCGATGAGGAAGGATTGGTAG
- the nifB gene encoding nitrogenase cofactor biosynthesis protein NifB has product MSDDGYLNAMVDGEEVPYDPEQLRKIKEHPCYSKEACHKFGRMHLAVAPKCNIQCNYCVRDYDCVNESRPGVCSKVLNPQEAVELVREVMDKFPYIKVIGIAGPGDPLANEETFETLKLLKEEFPTPIKCLSTNGLMLPESIDKLVEYDVGNITVTLNAVDPEIGEKIYSFVEWDGKKLHGREAAEKLLSQQLKGIEMAVANKMLVKINTVYIPGINDHHIVDIAKTVGEMGVFTFNLIPVIPQYKFKDITPPTGKEKKEMQDACLPYVRQMRHCKRCRSDAIGLLGEDVQDCIFKRE; this is encoded by the coding sequence ATGTCTGACGATGGTTATCTCAATGCGATGGTTGATGGGGAAGAGGTCCCTTATGACCCTGAGCAGTTGAGAAAAATAAAGGAGCACCCCTGTTACAGCAAAGAGGCCTGCCATAAATTCGGGAGGATGCACCTGGCTGTGGCACCAAAGTGCAATATTCAGTGCAATTACTGTGTCAGGGATTATGACTGCGTAAATGAGAGCCGTCCGGGCGTATGCAGCAAGGTCTTAAACCCACAGGAGGCAGTTGAACTCGTACGGGAGGTTATGGACAAATTCCCTTACATTAAGGTTATTGGTATTGCAGGGCCGGGAGATCCTCTTGCAAATGAGGAGACATTTGAGACCCTGAAGCTTTTAAAGGAGGAGTTTCCGACACCAATCAAATGCCTGAGCACTAACGGGCTTATGCTTCCGGAGAGCATTGACAAACTTGTGGAGTACGATGTCGGCAATATCACTGTAACATTAAATGCAGTTGATCCTGAGATCGGCGAGAAGATCTATTCCTTTGTTGAGTGGGACGGTAAAAAGCTTCATGGCCGGGAAGCAGCAGAAAAGCTTCTGTCCCAGCAGCTGAAGGGTATTGAGATGGCGGTTGCAAACAAGATGCTTGTCAAGATAAATACGGTCTATATTCCGGGTATAAACGATCATCATATCGTTGATATTGCAAAGACTGTAGGTGAGATGGGTGTTTTTACATTCAACCTGATTCCTGTAATTCCGCAGTATAAATTTAAAGATATAACTCCTCCGACCGGCAAGGAGAAGAAAGAGATGCAGGATGCATGCCTTCCGTATGTCCGCCAGATGAGGCACTGCAAGAGATGCAGGTCTGATGCAATCGGCCTTCTCGGAGAGGATGTTCAGGACTGCATCTTCAAAAGGGAATAA
- a CDS encoding FeoA family protein, giving the protein MNSYLICELKRGDKGRVTEVKKYTEELGSMGISPGSHFKVLTKDPESGPVKLLVDKGRSRVLIKKEIAENVLVIKD; this is encoded by the coding sequence ATGAACAGTTATTTGATCTGTGAACTGAAAAGAGGAGATAAAGGAAGGGTAACTGAAGTAAAAAAGTACACAGAAGAGCTTGGCAGCATGGGAATTTCCCCCGGCTCACATTTTAAGGTTCTGACAAAAGACCCGGAATCAGGCCCGGTCAAACTCCTTGTTGATAAAGGGAGGAGCAGAGTCCTGATAAAAAAAGAGATTGCAGAGAATGTCCTTGTGATAAAGGACTAA
- a CDS encoding aldehyde dehydrogenase family protein, translating into MGELYKMIIGGEFKESGETIDVIYPYTGEVFSKVCLAGCAEAEEAIILAKESFKETVHLPAYRRKEILERLAELVRDNAGRFAEILVKESGKTITLAGAEVARSVDTLMISAEEAVRINGELIPLDRTPAGEGREGIIKRFPVGTVLAITPFNYPLNLACHKIGPAIAAGNPFILKPSSKTPLSALLLGELILKAGYPKRAVNVLPCCNSVAESMAKDERIAYLSFTGSPDVGWHLKSVSGRKRVGLELGGNAPVIVHSDADLDRAAERIAFGACLNAGQVCISVQRVLVQNSVYEKFLEKLSNIFESIKTGDPMDEETFTGPLISDEACEKAVDMMLQSIEDGALQYYGGGYEGRVITPTILAGTCRSMEVECEEIFAPVVTVNSYESFKEAVDRANDTKYGLQAGVFTDSMKNASYAAGHLKYGGVIINDIPTFRTDAMPYGGIKSSGLGKEGPYYAIREMTEEKLIVFARK; encoded by the coding sequence ATGGGAGAGCTATATAAAATGATAATCGGCGGGGAATTTAAGGAAAGCGGGGAGACCATTGATGTAATATATCCATATACCGGAGAAGTATTCTCTAAAGTCTGTCTTGCCGGGTGTGCTGAGGCAGAAGAAGCGATAATTCTGGCAAAAGAGTCGTTTAAGGAGACGGTACATCTCCCGGCATACAGAAGAAAAGAAATTCTTGAGAGGCTTGCAGAACTTGTCAGAGACAATGCCGGGAGATTTGCAGAGATTCTTGTTAAAGAGAGTGGCAAGACGATAACCCTTGCAGGTGCTGAGGTTGCACGCTCGGTTGACACATTAATGATCTCGGCTGAAGAGGCCGTGAGGATAAACGGGGAACTGATTCCTCTTGACAGAACGCCTGCCGGAGAGGGGCGTGAAGGGATAATCAAGCGTTTTCCGGTAGGTACAGTTCTTGCGATAACACCTTTCAATTATCCGCTTAATCTCGCCTGCCATAAGATCGGCCCGGCGATCGCTGCCGGAAATCCTTTCATTCTGAAACCGTCCTCTAAGACTCCACTATCTGCCCTTCTTTTAGGGGAACTTATCCTCAAAGCCGGATACCCGAAGAGAGCAGTGAATGTTCTTCCGTGCTGTAACTCCGTTGCTGAATCCATGGCAAAGGACGAGAGAATTGCTTATCTCAGTTTTACCGGCAGTCCTGATGTTGGCTGGCATTTAAAGTCAGTCTCCGGAAGGAAGCGTGTCGGTCTTGAACTTGGCGGGAATGCCCCTGTCATTGTCCACAGTGATGCAGATCTTGACCGTGCCGCAGAAAGAATTGCTTTTGGTGCATGCCTCAATGCCGGCCAGGTCTGCATTTCTGTTCAGAGGGTGCTTGTTCAGAATTCTGTATATGAAAAATTCCTGGAAAAGTTAAGTAATATTTTTGAGAGTATCAAAACCGGAGATCCGATGGATGAAGAGACCTTTACAGGGCCGCTGATCTCAGATGAAGCATGTGAGAAAGCTGTTGATATGATGCTTCAGTCTATAGAGGACGGTGCTCTTCAGTATTATGGCGGAGGCTATGAAGGGCGTGTGATCACCCCTACCATACTTGCAGGCACATGCCGCTCAATGGAAGTTGAATGTGAAGAGATTTTTGCTCCGGTTGTGACAGTAAATTCTTATGAGTCTTTTAAAGAAGCTGTGGACCGGGCAAATGATACAAAATACGGCCTTCAGGCAGGAGTTTTTACTGACAGTATGAAGAATGCCTCCTACGCTGCCGGTCACCTGAAGTATGGCGGAGTAATCATCAATGACATTCCGACATTCAGAACAGATGCAATGCCTTACGGCGGGATAAAAAGCTCCGGGCTTGGTAAAGAAGGACCTTACTATGCAATACGTGAGATGACAGAGGAGAAGCTGATAGTTTTTGCCCGGAAATAG
- a CDS encoding AAA family ATPase — protein sequence MIIKKLKVHNYKGIKDLEIQFTENITIFAGVNGSGKTTVLDAAAVLLSWFIARTESIKKNGQIIPETDINNDESESSLEIYTELKEAFEPGTNNTVINWKQAKTRKGRVKKDESDYSNLNKAVKKIQNHIESGNNIPLIVYYPINRSVIDIPLRIRKKHQFDGSVTAYENSLTGKTNFRTFFEWFREREDFENEKKASEFDENINIQNKISEYSDYSGDIQLNAVRSAIRTFTGFEDLRVRRNPLRMLVNKGNNILTVGQLSDGEKCLLAMVGDLARRLSIANPKMDNPLNGSGIILIDEIDLHLHPKWQRMIIPKLKETFPACQFILTTHSPQIISHVRPEEIILLYPDEKSGISVKMPLDSYGMNSDRILEEILEVPSRPIEIENKISELFMLIDKNKTEEAKKVHSELKDLIGADPELSKAEIIIRKLVMLNK from the coding sequence ATGATAATTAAAAAATTAAAAGTGCATAATTATAAAGGCATTAAAGACCTTGAAATTCAGTTCACAGAGAATATAACAATTTTTGCAGGCGTAAACGGCTCAGGAAAGACTACAGTTCTGGACGCAGCGGCAGTATTATTATCATGGTTTATTGCAAGGACAGAATCAATAAAAAAGAATGGCCAGATAATTCCCGAAACTGACATTAATAATGATGAATCTGAGTCATCACTTGAAATATATACAGAGTTAAAAGAAGCTTTTGAACCGGGAACAAATAATACAGTAATTAACTGGAAACAGGCAAAAACAAGGAAAGGCAGAGTAAAAAAAGATGAGAGTGACTACTCAAATCTGAATAAAGCAGTCAAAAAAATTCAGAACCATATAGAATCAGGGAATAATATTCCTTTAATTGTTTATTACCCAATTAACAGAAGTGTAATTGACATTCCTCTCAGGATCAGAAAAAAACACCAGTTTGATGGTTCAGTTACAGCTTATGAAAATTCATTAACGGGAAAAACAAATTTCAGAACATTTTTTGAATGGTTCAGAGAGAGAGAAGATTTTGAAAACGAAAAAAAAGCTTCAGAATTTGATGAAAATATAAATATTCAAAATAAAATATCAGAATATTCTGACTATTCAGGAGACATACAGCTTAATGCGGTCCGAAGTGCCATCCGGACATTTACCGGATTTGAAGATCTAAGAGTCAGGCGCAATCCTCTAAGAATGCTTGTAAATAAAGGCAATAATATTTTAACAGTCGGCCAGCTCTCAGACGGGGAAAAATGTCTTCTGGCAATGGTTGGTGATCTGGCAAGGAGACTTTCAATCGCCAATCCAAAAATGGATAATCCACTAAATGGATCAGGGATAATTTTAATTGATGAAATTGATCTTCATCTGCATCCAAAGTGGCAGAGAATGATTATTCCAAAGTTAAAAGAGACTTTTCCGGCCTGCCAGTTTATCCTGACCACACACTCACCACAGATCATAAGCCATGTTAGACCAGAAGAGATTATCCTTCTTTATCCGGATGAAAAATCAGGAATTTCAGTTAAAATGCCTCTGGATTCATATGGGATGAATTCAGACAGAATACTGGAAGAAATTCTGGAAGTACCCTCAAGACCGATAGAAATAGAAAATAAGATCTCTGAATTATTCATGTTGATTGATAAAAATAAAACTGAAGAAGCAAAAAAAGTTCATTCGGAGCTAAAAGATTTAATCGGAGCCGATCCAGAGTTAAGCAAAGCAGAAATCATTATTCGTAAACTGGTAATGCTGAATAAATGA
- a CDS encoding retron system putative HNH endonuclease: MKYIKKTIPSEYYAWAKKWPSDYPLHWDDLDSDSQIKSRMKEGLLKEQGFICCYCEIRINDNNSHIEHFRPRSLFPEDSADYNNLLCSCQKNPPKGEPKHCGNKKGNWYEKDLIISPLEKNCEERFRYTFDGRINPADENDDAARETIERLGLNVKKLTDSRKMILEPFIEELNIKSYADIVSEINRLIEIDS; the protein is encoded by the coding sequence ATGAAATATATCAAAAAAACAATACCTTCAGAATATTATGCATGGGCAAAAAAATGGCCTTCAGATTATCCTCTGCACTGGGATGACCTTGATTCAGACAGTCAGATAAAATCAAGGATGAAGGAAGGATTACTCAAAGAGCAGGGCTTTATCTGTTGTTACTGTGAGATCCGGATAAATGATAATAACAGCCATATAGAACATTTCAGACCAAGATCGTTATTTCCGGAGGATTCGGCAGATTACAATAATCTTCTCTGTTCATGCCAGAAAAACCCACCGAAAGGCGAGCCAAAGCACTGTGGGAATAAAAAAGGGAACTGGTATGAAAAAGATCTTATCATCTCACCTCTTGAGAAGAACTGTGAAGAGAGATTCAGGTACACTTTTGACGGAAGGATCAACCCCGCGGATGAAAATGATGATGCTGCAAGAGAGACCATAGAAAGACTTGGATTAAACGTAAAAAAGTTAACAGATTCAAGAAAAATGATTCTTGAGCCATTTATTGAAGAACTTAATATTAAAAGCTATGCAGATATTGTTTCAGAGATAAACAGATTAATTGAAATTGACTCTTAA
- a CDS encoding PEGA domain-containing protein yields the protein MSCNVESAEVTFDNTYMGRIQGGSLTVPVTAGTDSYKQFTVSKSGYNTYRYSLPASPKAGETVSVYATLQPAGPTGGQLTVSTSPSGASVYIDKTYKGTTPLTFSLSPGTYGLKITMSGYEDHSENVIITAGQTISRSVTLQKHDNYGTLVITSEPDNAYVYIDGSGVGRTAVTVKNIAVGNHQIRVTANGFTDWTTTKYVPANGVTTVHAGMQRKENPNIAHIRVISHPGNAEVYLDGTLAGYTNDDGVPGALTLATTPGNHKISIEKVGYRDYDTTRYFNGGTTSTIEEALTHIIAPLTGSVEVTSTPSGANVYLDDSYKGITPVTLNDVPAGNHKITLMLDGYSKSEGTTEVEAGKTSSVSVSLSPSQGGQSGKGQQASPGFGIITVLAGICLVGRYIRKNE from the coding sequence GTGAGCTGCAATGTTGAATCTGCGGAGGTCACCTTTGATAATACATATATGGGCAGAATCCAGGGAGGCTCGCTCACTGTCCCGGTTACAGCCGGAACTGACAGCTATAAGCAGTTCACAGTCTCTAAATCCGGCTATAATACTTATAGATACAGTCTTCCGGCTTCACCAAAAGCAGGTGAAACCGTCAGTGTCTATGCAACCCTTCAACCCGCAGGTCCGACAGGAGGGCAGCTCACTGTGAGTACATCACCATCCGGTGCATCGGTTTACATAGATAAAACATACAAAGGAACAACACCCCTGACATTTTCACTCAGCCCTGGCACATATGGGCTGAAGATAACAATGTCCGGTTATGAAGATCATTCTGAGAATGTAATTATCACTGCCGGACAGACAATATCAAGGTCTGTAACGCTTCAGAAACATGACAATTACGGTACACTTGTGATAACTTCCGAACCGGACAATGCCTATGTTTATATTGACGGCAGCGGAGTCGGAAGAACGGCAGTGACTGTTAAGAATATTGCTGTGGGCAATCACCAGATAAGAGTTACAGCAAATGGTTTTACCGACTGGACAACCACAAAATATGTCCCTGCAAATGGTGTCACAACTGTTCACGCAGGCATGCAGAGAAAGGAAAACCCGAATATTGCTCATATCAGGGTAATTTCCCATCCGGGAAATGCAGAGGTATATCTTGACGGAACCCTTGCAGGATACACAAACGATGACGGAGTGCCCGGTGCACTAACTCTTGCAACAACACCCGGAAATCATAAAATCTCTATTGAGAAGGTCGGATACAGGGATTATGATACTACCCGGTATTTCAACGGCGGGACAACCTCGACAATAGAAGAGGCACTTACACATATTATCGCACCGTTAACCGGTTCAGTTGAGGTTACATCCACGCCGTCAGGCGCCAATGTATATCTTGATGACAGCTACAAGGGTATAACTCCTGTAACCCTGAATGATGTTCCGGCGGGAAACCATAAAATCACACTCATGCTTGACGGCTACAGTAAGTCTGAAGGTACAACCGAAGTCGAGGCCGGCAAAACTTCATCGGTTTCTGTCTCGCTAAGTCCATCACAGGGCGGACAGTCCGGCAAAGGACAGCAGGCATCGCCCGGATTTGGAATAATAACTGTTCTTGCCGGAATTTGCCTTGTTGGCCGGTATATCCGGAAGAATGAGTAA
- a CDS encoding cache domain-containing protein: MTKKSAINFKGIIIAALIVTALILSAGCTGEAPSEAESAETSAITPEITPAGAAEPLTEETPEKLIIGEEELVSFVDMASQFANENGEESAFAEYNKKDGIFSKGDLYIYAYDFEGVLLAHPYQQDKIGTDRLDWTTANGLEFVRAAMDTAENGEGYVMYMYPAPESGIINEAESSEYIPKIGYVKKVNENLWIGSGIYLRDYTDSKTGAMPEAIKNMRELVEETVQFAEKNGDEATLKEIDLTDGQFTKGNLYDYAYDYNCTMLAHPYMPEKIGTNLKDYTGPYGVKVISVLAETAKNGGGYVVFGWENPENDNKPELKLGYVKPVNDKWWVGSGVYLSDLY, from the coding sequence ATGACTAAAAAATCAGCTATAAACTTCAAAGGAATTATTATTGCAGCGCTGATAGTAACAGCGCTAATCCTCTCGGCAGGATGCACCGGAGAAGCACCCTCAGAGGCAGAAAGCGCAGAAACTTCCGCCATAACACCGGAGATTACCCCGGCAGGGGCAGCAGAACCTCTCACAGAAGAGACTCCGGAAAAACTCATAATCGGTGAAGAAGAGCTTGTCAGTTTCGTTGACATGGCCTCACAGTTTGCCAATGAAAACGGAGAAGAGTCTGCATTTGCGGAATACAACAAAAAAGACGGAATATTCTCAAAAGGTGACCTCTACATCTACGCATATGACTTTGAAGGAGTACTTCTTGCACATCCCTACCAGCAGGACAAAATAGGAACGGACAGACTTGACTGGACAACAGCTAACGGACTTGAATTTGTCAGAGCCGCTATGGACACAGCAGAGAATGGCGAAGGATATGTCATGTATATGTATCCTGCACCGGAATCAGGCATAATAAATGAAGCAGAATCCTCAGAATATATCCCAAAAATTGGATATGTCAAGAAAGTGAATGAGAATCTCTGGATAGGTTCAGGCATTTATCTCAGAGACTATACCGACAGTAAAACAGGTGCGATGCCGGAAGCAATTAAAAATATGAGAGAACTTGTTGAGGAAACGGTTCAATTTGCAGAGAAAAACGGTGATGAAGCCACACTAAAGGAGATTGATCTCACAGATGGTCAGTTCACCAAAGGAAACCTCTACGACTATGCCTATGACTATAACTGCACAATGCTTGCGCATCCTTATATGCCGGAAAAAATAGGCACAAACCTTAAAGACTATACAGGGCCATACGGAGTGAAAGTAATCAGTGTCCTTGCTGAAACCGCCAAAAACGGTGGAGGATATGTAGTTTTTGGATGGGAAAATCCGGAAAACGACAATAAACCGGAACTGAAACTCGGATACGTAAAACCTGTCAATGACAAATGGTGGGTCGGGTCAGGCGTTTATCTCTCTGACCTCTACTGA